A single uncultured Acetobacterium sp. DNA region contains:
- a CDS encoding ATP-binding protein gives MFKEIKRKITLFNTLILIIFMFMFIFLLGFLVNWSLSLSGEMYLTNVAKEIIQNNGQTTSQPIDSVDSVHDKFGYQFIMWDSGHTVKNMKVDDRNLIMLGYELAIKENTTPKFSLLTSENVEYRVYTLPYSNNSNDYTLQVFQQVSTERSIIAYVISFLFLIGMGSIAVLIPISYFLAGKSLQPIKETFEDQKKFIANASHELRTPLTVIQTNVEVLKLKEDEQIKDNMKWLNNIASEGETMAKLISELLLIAQAENQQLAMDKNVFDLSSMCQQMVDLMTELANEKEIELSENISQGIQYRGDEERLKQAVRILVDNAIKYTPVGGKVQLCLVQGKRHLVIEVKDTGIGLTEEEKAKVFSRFYRVDDARNRETGGVGLGLNIADYIVKKHNGKIKIDSVPNKGSTFSIVLPKTNQKPDSKKSNAKSDTFQ, from the coding sequence ATGTTTAAAGAAATCAAGCGAAAGATTACACTATTTAATACGCTGATTCTGATTATTTTCATGTTCATGTTTATATTTCTGCTGGGTTTTTTAGTCAATTGGAGTCTCAGTCTTTCTGGTGAAATGTACCTGACCAATGTGGCCAAAGAAATCATTCAAAACAACGGCCAAACGACGTCCCAACCGATTGACTCGGTTGATTCGGTTCACGACAAATTTGGCTATCAATTTATCATGTGGGATAGCGGTCACACGGTGAAAAACATGAAAGTGGATGATCGCAACCTGATTATGTTGGGTTATGAACTCGCCATTAAAGAAAATACAACCCCTAAGTTTAGTTTACTGACCTCAGAAAATGTCGAATACCGGGTATATACACTTCCTTATTCAAATAATTCCAATGATTATACACTTCAGGTTTTTCAACAGGTGTCTACGGAAAGATCGATTATTGCCTATGTGATTTCGTTCCTGTTTTTAATTGGCATGGGTTCTATTGCGGTACTGATTCCGATCAGTTATTTTCTGGCGGGAAAATCACTTCAGCCAATTAAGGAGACCTTCGAAGATCAGAAGAAGTTTATTGCCAATGCTTCCCACGAATTGCGAACCCCGCTGACCGTCATTCAAACCAATGTAGAAGTTTTGAAACTCAAAGAAGATGAACAGATCAAGGATAATATGAAGTGGCTGAACAACATTGCCAGTGAAGGGGAAACCATGGCAAAACTCATCTCTGAGTTATTGCTGATTGCCCAGGCAGAAAATCAACAGCTCGCCATGGACAAGAACGTTTTTGATTTATCTTCCATGTGTCAGCAAATGGTTGATCTCATGACCGAATTGGCCAATGAAAAAGAAATTGAGCTCAGTGAAAATATTTCCCAGGGCATCCAGTATCGGGGCGATGAAGAACGTCTTAAACAGGCAGTGCGAATTTTGGTTGACAATGCCATTAAATACACACCAGTTGGCGGAAAAGTTCAACTGTGTCTGGTCCAAGGAAAAAGACATCTTGTGATAGAAGTCAAGGATACGGGCATCGGCTTGACCGAAGAAGAAAAAGCGAAAGTTTTCAGTCGCTTTTATCGGGTCGACGATGCCAGAAACCGGGAAACCGGTGGCGTCGGTCTTGGTTTAAATATTGCCGATTATATCGTCAAAAAACACAATGGTAAAATAAAAATCGATTCTGTGCCCAATAAGGGAAGTACTTTTTCGATTGTTTTACCTAAAACCAATCAAAAACCAGATTCAAAAAAAAGCAACGCAAAAAGCGATACCTTCCAATAA
- the trmL gene encoding tRNA (uridine(34)/cytosine(34)/5-carboxymethylaminomethyluridine(34)-2'-O)-methyltransferase TrmL yields MNIVLYQPEIPQNTGNIARTCALTETNLHLIKPLGFSLDEKHLKRAGLDYWDLVNVNVYESFDDFIEKNPDIKLYLLTTKADKFYHEIEYDPNAFLMFGKETAGIPEEIHQAYPDNRFRIPMRNHPKARSLNLSNAVNIVLFEALRQNDFIGLI; encoded by the coding sequence ATGAATATTGTATTATATCAACCAGAAATACCTCAAAATACCGGAAATATTGCCAGAACCTGTGCTTTAACAGAGACCAATCTTCATCTGATCAAACCATTGGGATTTTCCTTGGATGAAAAACATTTAAAGCGGGCGGGTCTGGATTATTGGGATTTGGTGAATGTCAATGTCTATGAATCGTTTGATGATTTTATTGAAAAGAATCCTGATATAAAACTGTATCTCCTGACGACTAAGGCTGACAAATTTTATCATGAAATTGAATATGATCCCAATGCTTTTTTGATGTTTGGTAAGGAAACCGCTGGAATTCCCGAAGAAATTCATCAGGCTTACCCGGATAACCGATTTCGAATTCCAATGAGAAACCACCCAAAAGCACGGTCGCTGAATCTTTCAAATGCGGTCAATATCGTTCTTTTTGAAGCATTAAGACAAAATGATTTTATCGGATTGATTTAA
- a CDS encoding lysylphosphatidylglycerol synthase transmembrane domain-containing protein has product MDHMKIEKKSRVSKIWEKYSNIIFLIFLIGATTLIILTQVDPETFINTIKQANGWYLLLGIVCVFVYWALEAFMLFKLMLRDNPKETFHFAWTLTIVGQYYNLLDPSSTGGQPVQLYEMSKRNYKLGSGTAVLIQKYALYQITTTFLALISIIFSITELHQSLDAAKWLIIIGLILNVGAVILIIILVFRPKSAKAIILGCVNFLLKIRILKNPEKYYRKVDHFVGEYKIAIEELKSHKLQTFQMFIISIIQILIFYSINYWVYRSLGLSAVNAITIISLQAILYVAVAFVPTPGAAGGAEAGFLLIFGPIFGPAYTPVAMILWRMISFYFILLFGGIYLSIHSIKMGKGRVKAIEEEIDEEVNLVIEESEKQGEFSENNPNKADYR; this is encoded by the coding sequence ATGGATCATATGAAAATTGAAAAAAAGTCGAGGGTATCAAAAATCTGGGAAAAGTATTCCAATATTATTTTTTTAATTTTTCTAATTGGTGCGACTACTTTAATAATTTTAACCCAGGTTGATCCCGAGACATTTATAAACACCATTAAGCAGGCTAATGGATGGTATCTGCTTTTGGGAATCGTTTGTGTTTTTGTTTATTGGGCTTTAGAAGCGTTTATGCTTTTTAAACTGATGCTGCGAGATAATCCAAAAGAAACTTTTCATTTTGCATGGACGCTGACCATTGTTGGTCAGTACTACAATTTACTGGATCCCAGTTCAACCGGTGGGCAACCTGTTCAATTATATGAGATGTCAAAAAGAAATTATAAATTAGGATCTGGGACAGCGGTTCTGATTCAAAAATATGCACTTTATCAAATTACCACTACTTTTCTGGCATTAATATCAATCATCTTCAGTATTACTGAACTTCATCAAAGTCTGGATGCAGCAAAATGGCTAATCATCATTGGGTTGATATTAAATGTTGGGGCAGTTATTCTGATTATTATTCTGGTTTTTCGACCAAAGTCGGCCAAGGCGATTATTCTGGGCTGTGTGAATTTTCTGTTAAAAATTCGGATTCTCAAGAATCCTGAAAAATACTATCGCAAAGTTGATCATTTTGTTGGCGAATATAAAATTGCAATTGAAGAGTTAAAAAGTCATAAATTACAGACTTTTCAAATGTTCATCATTTCTATTATTCAAATATTGATTTTTTATTCCATTAATTACTGGGTGTATCGTTCCCTGGGATTAAGTGCAGTTAATGCGATAACCATCATTTCGCTCCAGGCAATTCTTTATGTTGCAGTGGCCTTTGTGCCAACACCGGGAGCGGCAGGTGGTGCCGAGGCCGGATTTTTATTAATTTTTGGTCCTATCTTCGGCCCTGCCTACACACCAGTAGCAATGATACTGTGGCGGATGATCAGTTTTTATTTTATTCTATTATTTGGCGGTATTTATTTATCGATCCATTCCATAAAAATGGGTAAAGGAAGAGTAAAGGCCATCGAAGAAGAAATAGATGAAGAAGTAAATCTTGTCATTGAGGAAAGTGAAAAACAAGGAGAATTCAGTGAAAACAATCCAAATAAAGCAGATTATCGATAA
- a CDS encoding fumarate hydratase — MKTIQIKQIIDNVAEMCIEANTFLSEDMIAGLRKAEATEESQNGKEILGTMLSNFEIAKNKNIPICQDTGMVVMFVSFGQDLNIAGGSLEEALQAGVAKGYEEGYLRKSVVSDPFIRTNTNNNTPAVIHYTVVPGNGLKIKILPKGFGSENTSALKMLKPADGMAGVKEFVLKTVEIGSPNACAPIVVGVGVGGTMEKAAIMAKEALGRPLGEHNPLEHIEALEDHLLEACNNLGIGPMGLGGINTVLGVNVEVFPTHIAGLPVAVNITCYVNRHVEREF; from the coding sequence GTGAAAACAATCCAAATAAAGCAGATTATCGATAATGTTGCTGAAATGTGTATTGAAGCCAATACATTTTTATCAGAAGATATGATCGCGGGTTTGCGCAAAGCAGAAGCAACAGAAGAATCTCAGAATGGCAAAGAGATCCTCGGAACCATGCTCAGTAATTTTGAAATAGCTAAAAATAAAAATATTCCCATCTGTCAGGATACCGGTATGGTCGTCATGTTTGTGTCTTTTGGGCAGGATCTGAACATTGCAGGAGGGAGTCTTGAAGAGGCCCTTCAGGCAGGGGTAGCAAAAGGATATGAGGAAGGCTATCTCCGCAAATCGGTCGTTTCCGATCCCTTTATCCGCACCAATACTAATAATAATACCCCGGCAGTGATTCACTATACGGTGGTTCCTGGCAACGGATTAAAAATAAAGATTTTGCCAAAAGGATTTGGCAGTGAAAACACCAGTGCGCTTAAAATGTTAAAACCAGCTGATGGCATGGCCGGAGTCAAGGAGTTTGTCTTAAAAACTGTCGAAATCGGCAGTCCCAATGCCTGCGCGCCGATTGTCGTGGGCGTTGGTGTGGGTGGTACCATGGAAAAGGCGGCAATCATGGCTAAGGAAGCATTAGGAAGACCTTTAGGTGAACATAATCCTTTGGAGCATATTGAAGCCCTGGAAGATCATCTTCTGGAGGCCTGTAATAATCTGGGAATCGGTCCGATGGGACTCGGCGGCATCAACACCGTGCTGGGGGTCAATGTAGAGGTCTTTCCAACACATATAGCGGGGCTACCGGTGGCAGTTAATATCACCTGTTACGTTAATCGACATGTGGAAAGGGAATTTTAG
- a CDS encoding Fe-S-containing hydro-lyase has product MAVVNIKTPLGKKERRKLRAGDHVRISGTIYTARDAAHKRMMESLEQGLPLPMDFTDEIIYYVGPCPAKPGEIIGSAGPTTSGRMDSYTPELLDRGLAGMIGKGNRSERVINSMMSNDAVYFACVGGAGALLQDCIKSVEIIAYEDLGTEAIRKIEVEDFPAIVVIDTLGNNLYETERKKFANKQWN; this is encoded by the coding sequence ATGGCTGTTGTTAATATTAAAACACCTTTGGGTAAGAAGGAAAGAAGAAAATTAAGAGCTGGAGATCATGTCCGGATTTCGGGGACAATTTATACAGCTCGGGATGCTGCCCATAAGCGGATGATGGAATCTTTGGAACAAGGGTTGCCATTACCCATGGATTTTACTGATGAAATTATTTATTATGTGGGACCATGCCCAGCTAAACCGGGAGAAATCATTGGTTCAGCAGGACCGACAACCAGCGGACGAATGGATAGCTATACGCCAGAACTACTGGATCGTGGACTTGCTGGGATGATTGGCAAGGGAAACCGAAGTGAACGGGTTATCAATAGTATGATGAGCAATGATGCCGTTTATTTTGCCTGTGTCGGCGGGGCCGGGGCATTGTTGCAAGACTGCATCAAATCAGTTGAAATTATCGCCTATGAGGATCTGGGGACCGAGGCAATCAGGAAAATTGAAGTAGAAGATTTTCCGGCAATTGTCGTAATCGATACCCTGGGAAATAACTTATATGAAACAGAAAGAAAAAAATTCGCAAATAAGCAATGGAATTAA
- a CDS encoding aminotransferase class I/II-fold pyridoxal phosphate-dependent enzyme has protein sequence MKKAQMVIETSLREGGTDPIFRIAGEAAARTKELGPEAVINSTIGALMDDNGELVTFKAVYDTLKGLPNNLIADYSGLAGQPDFLEKITEACFKECKPEGFIRAIATPGGTGAIRHAFCNYTQLGDTILLTDWYWAAYSTIADENHRKITTFPLYNEQGGFNIEAWKKNILELLEKQQRVLTVLNTPAHNPTGYTISLKEWVAIKTFVTETAKAQPDSKIILLVDLAYIDFAGEGDEARQFMKMLTGMPHNVLTLYAFSCSKGYTMYGLRNGAILCVAPTEEIASEFANACTYSNRGNWSNGTRGAMETITQIFSNEELYNQAMAEQSFNKSVLRRRAAAFVEEANKIGLKMMTYCDGFFISIPCDKPKEVSSHLMEKNTFVVALGKGLRFAPCAVSEEKCRRSPQLILEAINEVEGR, from the coding sequence ATGAAAAAAGCGCAAATGGTTATTGAAACATCGTTAAGAGAGGGTGGAACAGACCCTATTTTCAGAATTGCCGGAGAAGCGGCAGCCCGTACCAAAGAATTGGGACCAGAAGCAGTGATTAATTCAACCATCGGAGCACTGATGGATGACAATGGTGAGTTAGTGACGTTTAAGGCCGTTTACGATACCTTAAAGGGACTACCAAATAATCTGATTGCTGATTATTCAGGTCTTGCCGGACAGCCGGATTTTCTGGAAAAAATTACTGAAGCCTGTTTTAAAGAATGCAAGCCCGAAGGTTTTATTCGTGCAATCGCAACCCCAGGCGGAACCGGTGCCATTCGACATGCGTTTTGTAATTATACTCAACTGGGCGACACTATTTTACTGACCGACTGGTACTGGGCAGCCTATAGCACCATTGCCGATGAAAATCACCGAAAGATCACAACCTTCCCTTTATATAATGAACAGGGCGGATTTAATATAGAAGCCTGGAAAAAGAACATTCTAGAACTTTTAGAAAAACAGCAACGGGTATTAACTGTTCTCAATACACCAGCGCATAACCCTACCGGTTATACCATTTCACTTAAAGAATGGGTAGCGATCAAAACTTTTGTAACCGAAACTGCCAAAGCTCAGCCTGATTCAAAAATCATTCTACTGGTGGATCTGGCATACATTGATTTTGCCGGTGAAGGGGATGAAGCCCGACAGTTTATGAAGATGCTTACCGGGATGCCACACAATGTGCTGACCCTATATGCGTTCAGCTGTTCAAAAGGTTATACTATGTATGGTCTCAGAAATGGTGCCATTCTTTGCGTGGCGCCCACCGAAGAAATCGCCAGTGAATTTGCCAACGCCTGTACCTATTCCAACCGCGGTAACTGGTCAAACGGTACCCGGGGTGCCATGGAAACCATCACCCAAATTTTCAGTAATGAAGAGCTGTATAATCAGGCTATGGCAGAACAGAGTTTCAATAAAAGTGTTTTAAGACGTCGAGCCGCCGCCTTTGTTGAAGAAGCCAATAAAATAGGCTTGAAAATGATGACCTATTGCGATGGATTCTTTATCAGTATCCCTTGCGATAAACCAAAAGAAGTCAGTAGTCATTTAATGGAAAAAAATACCTTCGTGGTAGCCTTGGGAAAAGGCCTTCGTTTTGCTCCCTGTGCAGTATCAGAAGAAAAGTGTCGCCGCTCTCCACAGTTAATCCTGGAAGCGATTAATGAGGTGGAAGGTCGTTAA
- a CDS encoding LacI family DNA-binding transcriptional regulator: MRVKIVDVAREANVSVATVSRVVNNIPLVNEETKERVLEAIKKTGYKPNAIARSLKIQKTNTMGIMIPDITNPYYTEIVRGAEDVCGIYHYNIILSNTDFDPEKEKKSLNVLVEKQCDGIIYVGKDLSAEMQAELIDAPSEVVLGCIPDDSGFLSGVLINNEAAAYELATELIKMGHKKFMLFFDELEEGYIYQERKKGFIKAFDENNIEFDDSRILREKLSLSGGYSMMEEAINSGVDFTCVFCFNDQTALGAIRCAEEMGKKIPEDISICGFNNFWIAEWTRPQITTVAQPMYDIGAIAMRMLIKLCEKDGDRTVKNVYVPHEVHIRGSVAKIDS; this comes from the coding sequence ATGAGAGTAAAAATCGTTGATGTTGCTAGAGAAGCGAACGTTTCCGTTGCAACAGTATCCCGAGTTGTTAATAATATTCCGTTAGTAAACGAAGAGACCAAGGAACGGGTATTGGAAGCCATCAAAAAAACCGGCTATAAACCCAATGCCATTGCCAGAAGTTTGAAAATTCAGAAAACCAATACCATGGGGATCATGATTCCTGATATTACCAATCCCTACTATACCGAAATCGTTCGTGGAGCCGAAGATGTCTGCGGCATCTATCACTATAATATTATCTTGAGTAATACTGATTTTGATCCGGAAAAGGAAAAAAAATCACTGAACGTTTTGGTTGAAAAACAATGTGATGGGATTATCTATGTTGGCAAAGACCTCAGCGCTGAAATGCAGGCAGAACTGATTGATGCACCCAGCGAGGTCGTTTTAGGCTGTATTCCTGATGATAGTGGATTTCTCAGTGGGGTTTTAATCAATAACGAAGCAGCTGCTTATGAATTAGCGACTGAACTCATTAAAATGGGGCACAAAAAATTTATGTTGTTTTTTGATGAACTGGAAGAAGGTTATATTTATCAAGAGCGAAAAAAAGGCTTTATCAAAGCCTTCGATGAAAACAATATTGAATTTGATGACAGCCGCATCCTGAGAGAAAAGCTGAGTCTTTCTGGTGGCTACAGTATGATGGAAGAAGCCATTAACTCCGGTGTAGATTTCACCTGTGTTTTCTGCTTTAATGATCAAACTGCACTGGGCGCCATTCGCTGTGCTGAAGAAATGGGTAAAAAAATTCCTGAGGATATTAGTATTTGTGGTTTCAATAACTTTTGGATTGCCGAATGGACCAGACCTCAAATTACCACCGTGGCGCAACCAATGTATGACATTGGTGCCATCGCCATGCGGATGCTGATTAAGCTTTGTGAAAAAGATGGCGACCGAACAGTAAAAAACGTTTATGTACCTCATGAGGTTCATATCCGGGGTTCAGTTGCAAAGATTGATTCGTAG
- a CDS encoding lipoate--protein ligase, whose translation MKYIDWKETDPQINLAFEEYVFDQMDKNESYFLLWQNDNAVIVGKHQNTIEEINQEYIKDNDIKVVRRLSGGGAVYHDLGNLNFTFIVNDSSKDQFDFKTFTRPLVDALKTMGVDAEFNSRNDIAIDGKKFSGNSQYAKRGRILHHGTILFNSKLDTIQSALNVKNDKIESKGIKSIKSRVTNIVDYLDEGYTLENFKAALLAAMFENDHLEEITLTDEDILAIEQLKIEKYATWDWNYGKSPQYNLRKERKCNFGLITILLQVEKGEIKELHFYGDYFGNGDVQELETRFIGVNPTEEALSAVLKNIDLADYINGLDSKTLIDLILY comes from the coding sequence ATGAAGTATATTGATTGGAAAGAAACAGATCCTCAAATAAACCTTGCTTTTGAAGAATATGTTTTTGACCAAATGGATAAAAACGAAAGCTATTTTCTATTATGGCAGAATGATAATGCTGTCATTGTCGGAAAACATCAGAATACCATTGAGGAAATCAACCAGGAATATATTAAAGATAATGATATCAAGGTTGTTCGCCGACTTTCTGGTGGTGGTGCAGTTTACCACGATCTTGGTAATTTGAACTTCACCTTTATTGTCAATGATAGCAGTAAGGATCAATTTGATTTCAAAACCTTTACCCGCCCCTTAGTGGATGCACTTAAAACCATGGGAGTCGATGCCGAATTTAATAGTCGAAATGATATTGCCATCGACGGAAAAAAGTTTTCCGGCAATTCCCAGTATGCTAAACGCGGACGGATACTTCACCATGGTACCATCTTGTTCAATTCCAAACTGGATACCATCCAGAGTGCTTTAAATGTAAAAAATGATAAGATCGAATCGAAGGGAATTAAATCGATTAAGAGTCGGGTTACCAACATTGTCGACTATCTGGATGAAGGGTACACCCTGGAGAATTTTAAAGCGGCTTTGCTTGCTGCAATGTTTGAAAATGATCACTTAGAAGAAATCACACTTACAGATGAAGATATTCTTGCGATTGAACAATTAAAAATAGAAAAATATGCAACCTGGGATTGGAATTATGGAAAATCCCCCCAATATAATTTGCGGAAAGAACGAAAATGTAATTTTGGTTTAATCACCATCCTGCTGCAGGTTGAAAAGGGCGAAATCAAAGAGCTTCATTTTTATGGCGATTATTTTGGCAATGGGGATGTTCAGGAATTGGAAACCAGATTTATCGGGGTTAACCCCACTGAAGAAGCCTTATCAGCTGTTCTGAAAAACATTGATCTGGCGGATTATATAAATGGACTGGATTCAAAAACATTAATTGATTTAATTTTATATTAA
- a CDS encoding TraB/GumN family protein, translating into MESNITRLNYNDKEIILIGTAHVSKNSVDEVRETIEKERPDSICIELDQQRFEAINQKDKWSNTDLVQIIKSKRAGFMFVNILLSNYQRKLAEQFGIESGQEMMEGIACAKEYGAELVLADRSIQVTFNRIWRGCSLWEKIKVLFSIVLSVVDDEEITEEDLENLKSEDMLTAALSEMGSAFKGVKKYLVDERDQYLAYKIKNAPGDKIVAVLGAAHVPGIKEEIYKEQNIAELELIPPKSNVGKVIGWMIPILLIALIVVTFIFNPSSGWEQAKTWILWTGSLAALGTLLAGGHILSAVTAFVAAPITTLHPLLAAGWFAGMTEAHFRKPKVEDFESLPKDLGSIRGLWRNKVTKVLMVVVFANLGSSLGTWLGGINIIGIFINTFS; encoded by the coding sequence TTGGAATCAAATATTACACGGCTTAATTATAATGACAAAGAAATTATTTTAATCGGAACGGCTCATGTTTCAAAAAATAGCGTCGATGAAGTGCGGGAAACGATTGAAAAGGAGCGGCCGGATTCCATCTGCATCGAATTAGACCAACAACGGTTTGAAGCAATTAATCAAAAGGACAAATGGTCCAATACTGATCTTGTCCAGATTATCAAAAGCAAACGCGCTGGTTTTATGTTTGTCAATATTTTATTGTCCAACTACCAGCGAAAGCTGGCCGAACAGTTCGGAATTGAATCTGGTCAGGAAATGATGGAAGGAATCGCCTGTGCCAAAGAATACGGTGCTGAACTGGTGCTGGCCGATCGCAGCATTCAGGTTACCTTTAATCGCATCTGGCGGGGCTGCAGTTTGTGGGAAAAAATTAAGGTGCTTTTTTCAATCGTGCTCAGTGTGGTCGATGACGAAGAAATAACCGAGGAAGATCTGGAAAATCTCAAATCAGAAGATATGCTCACCGCCGCTCTTTCAGAGATGGGTTCTGCTTTCAAAGGTGTCAAAAAATATCTGGTCGACGAGCGGGATCAATATCTGGCTTATAAAATAAAGAATGCTCCCGGCGATAAGATCGTGGCAGTTCTTGGTGCTGCCCATGTGCCAGGTATAAAAGAAGAAATTTACAAAGAACAGAATATTGCAGAACTGGAGCTCATCCCCCCTAAATCCAACGTCGGTAAAGTGATTGGCTGGATGATTCCCATTTTGTTAATCGCTTTAATTGTGGTTACCTTTATTTTTAATCCCAGCTCCGGTTGGGAACAGGCAAAAACCTGGATTCTCTGGACCGGTTCGCTGGCGGCGCTGGGAACCTTGCTGGCTGGTGGGCATATTCTCTCGGCAGTGACTGCTTTTGTCGCAGCGCCGATTACCACCCTTCATCCATTATTGGCGGCTGGTTGGTTTGCCGGGATGACCGAAGCCCATTTCCGAAAACCAAAAGTAGAAGACTTTGAATCACTACCGAAGGATCTGGGCAGTATCCGAGGTCTTTGGCGAAATAAGGTAACAAAGGTTTTAATGGTGGTTGTTTTTGCTAATTTGGGGAGCAGTTTGGGAACCTGGTTAGGCGGGATCAATATCATTGGTATTTTTATCAATACGTTTTCATAA
- a CDS encoding transporter substrate-binding domain-containing protein: protein MKRKLLGLSLVVLLVAAFALTGCSSGGSKTSEDALADGVLSVGVDDSYLPMEFRDNQNELVGFDIDFANALAEQLGVKVEFQTVAWDGIFNGLNAKQYDAIISSTSITPERLKGFSMTDPYVANGIVIVSRKDATPVKTFKELEGKTLGAQIETTADIAAEKLKVQEGVNVEIKKFDGMLDAFAALQGKQIDNVITDVGVAMYYVAQNPDLYVVSSDVLTNEPIGITSRLADTATTAKLNEAIKALQKSGKMSEISMKWFGEDMTKNIDSKLVVIE, encoded by the coding sequence ATGAAAAGAAAATTATTAGGTTTATCACTGGTTGTTTTATTAGTAGCAGCTTTTGCCCTGACAGGCTGTTCCTCAGGAGGATCAAAAACTTCAGAGGATGCTTTAGCAGATGGCGTATTAAGTGTTGGTGTGGATGACTCTTATTTACCAATGGAATTTAGAGATAATCAAAACGAGTTAGTTGGTTTTGATATTGATTTTGCCAATGCATTAGCTGAACAATTGGGGGTCAAGGTTGAATTTCAGACCGTTGCCTGGGATGGTATCTTCAATGGCTTGAATGCCAAGCAATATGATGCTATTATTTCCAGCACCAGTATTACACCAGAGCGTTTAAAAGGATTCAGCATGACTGATCCTTACGTAGCTAATGGTATTGTTATTGTTTCGAGAAAAGATGCCACACCCGTTAAAACGTTCAAAGAACTTGAAGGAAAAACGCTGGGTGCTCAAATTGAAACGACTGCAGATATCGCCGCTGAAAAGTTAAAGGTTCAAGAAGGCGTTAACGTTGAAATCAAGAAATTTGATGGGATGTTAGATGCGTTTGCAGCACTGCAAGGAAAACAAATCGATAACGTTATTACTGATGTTGGGGTAGCAATGTACTATGTTGCTCAAAATCCTGATTTGTATGTTGTCAGTTCAGATGTATTAACAAACGAACCGATTGGTATTACCTCACGTTTAGCTGATACAGCAACAACCGCAAAATTGAATGAAGCCATCAAAGCTTTACAAAAAAGTGGGAAAATGTCAGAAATTTCAATGAAATGGTTTGGCGAAGATATGACAAAAAATATTGATTCTAAACTGGTTGTTATTGAGTAG
- a CDS encoding amino acid ABC transporter permease, giving the protein MIKSMVEKGFVCSLTGVSVQNFYDEGKINVLTEIQLWAIFNGTIVTLEIAIVAIVFGAIFGVVVALGRLSKNKVANALSWFYIWFFRGTPLLLQLFIIYYAIPIIYLDATGITFEINPMICAFVAFSLNATAYLAEIIRAAIESIDGGQMEAAKALGMSYRQAMTKIIIPQTYKRLVAPLGNELIMLLKDTSLVSTIALFDLLRTTKTMASATGSWVYYIYAAAIYLFLTTIIQVVFDIMEKKLGIYER; this is encoded by the coding sequence ATGATTAAGAGCATGGTTGAAAAAGGTTTTGTCTGCAGTCTGACAGGAGTCAGTGTTCAAAATTTTTATGACGAAGGGAAGATCAACGTGTTAACTGAAATCCAATTATGGGCAATTTTTAATGGAACCATTGTAACTCTTGAAATTGCAATTGTAGCAATTGTTTTTGGTGCGATTTTCGGCGTAGTTGTTGCTCTTGGAAGACTCTCGAAAAATAAGGTAGCCAATGCACTATCATGGTTTTATATTTGGTTTTTTAGAGGAACGCCATTATTGCTCCAATTATTTATTATTTATTATGCCATTCCGATTATTTATCTGGATGCAACCGGCATAACATTCGAAATCAATCCGATGATTTGTGCGTTTGTGGCATTTTCTTTAAATGCGACAGCTTATTTGGCAGAGATTATTCGGGCCGCTATTGAATCCATCGACGGTGGACAAATGGAGGCTGCAAAGGCTTTGGGAATGAGTTATCGTCAAGCGATGACAAAAATCATTATTCCGCAAACCTATAAACGGCTGGTTGCCCCATTGGGTAACGAGTTGATCATGCTCTTGAAAGATACATCGCTGGTATCGACAATTGCATTGTTTGACTTATTAAGAACGACAAAGACAATGGCAAGCGCAACCGGATCATGGGTTTACTACATTTATGCAGCGGCCATTTATCTATTCTTAACAACCATTATTCAGGTAGTATTCGACATAATGGAAAAGAAACTTGGAATTTACGAAAGATAG